Proteins found in one Labrus bergylta chromosome 8, fLabBer1.1, whole genome shotgun sequence genomic segment:
- the irx4a gene encoding iroquois-class homeodomain protein IRX-4a has translation MSYPQFGYPYSSAPQFLMTTNSLTTCCESTGRSIADSGVAASGQTPVYCPVYESRLLATARHELSSAAALGVYGSPYTSGQGYGNYVTYGTDASAFYSLGTFDTKDATASAHAGITQATAYYPYDPTLGQYQYDRYGAMDGGTRRKNATRETTSTLKAWLQEHRKNPYPTKGEKIMLAIITKMTLTQVSTWFANARRRLKKENKMTWPPRNKGSEEKRYDEDDDGSQEEQIKSENNEDETRSRPDKDLQLSDLDDFDTLESESSECELKHRYHMNTHMSTTGDCTGEHIIKDTSLKISIPVSLGGEQDLSKSCLKTSPEDFQAESRHQVKACYNQQQQPGHQILDGKPRIWSLAQTATSLNQTEYPSCMLRCQPPPPSSLTPSPAATSPVTSLDNRQDSPVTTLRNWVDGVFHDPLFRHSTLSQALTNTTVSWTTNTKGAMLEAERSAAVLQQHQDSSKDSFPKTINKLFCS, from the exons ATGTCATATCCACAATTTGGATATCCTTATTCGTCTGCTCCACAA TTCCTGATGACAACCAACTCTTTGACCACTTGCTGCGAGTCCACCGGCAGATCCATAGCCGACTCCGGGGTAGCGGCGTCCGGGCAGACCCCAGTGTACTGTCCCGTGTACGAGAGCCGGCTGCTCGCCACGGCCAGGCATGAGCTCAGCTCAGCCGCCGCGCTGGGCGTGTACGGGAGCCCTTACACCAGCGGCCAAGGCTATGGGAATTACGTTACATACGGCACGGACGCCTCGGCTTTCTACTCGCTG GGCACATTTGACACTAAAGATGCCACAGCTTCTGCGCATGCGGGAATAACACAAGCAACAGCCTACTATCCTTATGATCCTACCTTAGGACAGTATCAGTATGACAG ATACGGTGCCATGGACGGTGGAACAAGGCGCAAGAATGCCACGCGTGAGACGACCAGCACACTAAAGGcctggctgcaggagcacagGAAGAACCCATACCCGACCAAAGGAGAAAAGATCATGCTGGCCATCATCACAAAGATGACCCTGACGCAGGTGTCCACATGGTTCGCCAACGCCAGGAGGAGGCTCAAGAAGGAGAACAAGATGACATGGCCGCCCAGAAACAAGGGCTCAGAGGAGAAGAGATATGATGAGGATGACGATGGCTCCCAGGAGGAGCAGATAAAAAGCGAAAACAATGAGGACG AGACCAGGAGTCGGCCCGATAAGGACCTCCAGCTGAGCGACCTGGACGACTTCGACACGCTGGAGTCTGAGAGCTCGGAGTGTGAGCTCAAGCACCGCTaccacatgaacacacacatgtccaCGACGGGCGACTGCACCGGCGAGCACATCATTAAGGACACGTCTCTGAAAATCTCCATCCCTGTTTCTCTGGGAGGGGAACAGGACCTGAGCAAAAGTTGTCTGAAAACGAGCCCGGAGGATTTCCAGGCGGAGAGCAGACATCAGGTAAAGGCGTGCTACaaccagcaacaacaaccagGGCACCAGATTTTAGACGGAAAGCCTCGCATCTGGTCTTTGGCCCAAACCGCGACTTCCCTGAACCAGACTGAGTACCCATCCTGTATGCTGAGGTGCCAGCCCCCgccaccctcctccctcacccccTCCCCCGCCGCTACCTCACCCGTGACCAGCCTGGACAACAGACAGGATTCACCGGTCACGACCCTGAGAAACTGGGTGGACGGGGTTTTCCACGATCCCTTGTTCAGGCACAGCACTTTGAGCCAGGCTCTGACCAACACCACCGTCTCTTGGACCACGAACACCAAAGGCGCCATGCTGGAGGCGGAGAGGAGCGCGGCTGTTCTGCAGCAGCACCAAGACTCCTCCAAAGACAGTTTCCCAAAAACTATCAAcaaacttttctgctcttaA